A single region of the Perca flavescens isolate YP-PL-M2 unplaced genomic scaffold, PFLA_1.0 EPR50_1.1_unplaced_scaf_5, whole genome shotgun sequence genome encodes:
- the LOC114551762 gene encoding uncharacterized protein LOC114551762 isoform X1 codes for MPGQGTTLRKCVVCHTEINVACKTCKACKAKQPQKLRLKKKLDKFDEKRESWVHTHQKNRTTSHIVDEASMLLEKLQALGVRAVIVLSKPGRKENAWVSEVLAPRCQLTDTSKKCLERIKTLYELVIQGWTPQVAAGHSSSPVEPQTTPQLAPPTTQVAVAQPHPPAAPPTPQLAPPTTQVAVAQPHPPAAPPTPPKSLILSVASTGASQVCQEKGDSVEGGCPAPSRVVSRKRKECLHTLTGSQDFYPVKRVAKCKVVKVNDK; via the exons ATGCCAGGTCAGGGGACAACTTTAAGAAAGTGTGTGGTCTGCCACACAGAAATCAATGTCGCGTGCAAAACTTGCAAGGCAtgcaaagcaaagcaacctcAAAAGctaaggctaaaaaaaaaattagacaaATTTGATGAAAAGCGGGAGAGCTGGGTCCATACCCACCAAAAAAATCGGACCACCTCCCACATCGTGGATGAAGCTTCTATGCTG cttgaAAAATTGCAGGCCCTGGGTGTAAGGGCTGTAATAGTTTTGTCCAAGCCCGGAAGAAAAGAGAATGCCTGGGTTTCAGAGGTTTTGGCACCCCGTTGTCAACTGACAGACACTTCTAAAAAGTGTCTTGAAAGAATAAAGACACTCTATGAACTTGTTATTCAAG gctggaccccacaagttgcTGCAGGACATTCATCATCCCCAGTTGAACCTCAAACtacacctcaactggctccacCAACAACACAGGTTGCTGTTGCCCAGCCTCATCCCCCTGCAGCTCCACCtacacctcaactggctccacCAACAACACAGGTTGCTGTTGCCCAGCCTCATCCCCCTGCAGCTCCACCTACACCCCCAAAGTCTTTGATTTTATCAGTAGCCTCCACTGGAGCCTCCCAAGTTTGTCAAGAAAAAG GTGACAGTGTTGAAGGAGGCTGTCCAGCTCCCAGTAGAGTGGTGTCACGTAAAAGAAAAG AATGCCTACACACACTGACAGGGAGCCAGGATTTTTACCCTGTGAAGAGGGTTGCCAAATGCAAAGTTGTTAAGGTTAATGATAAATAA
- the LOC114551762 gene encoding protein rough sheath 2-like isoform X2 — MKSGRAGSIPTKKIGPPPTSWMKLLCWAVIVLSKPGRKENAWVSEVLAPRCQLTDTSKKCLERIKTLYELVIQGWTPQVAAGHSSSPVEPQTTPQLAPPTTQVAVAQPHPPAAPPTPQLAPPTTQVAVAQPHPPAAPPTPPKSLILSVASTGASQVCQEKGDSVEGGCPAPSRVVSRKRKECLHTLTGSQDFYPVKRVAKCKVVKVNDK, encoded by the exons ATGAAAAGCGGGAGAGCTGGGTCCATACCCACCAAAAAAATCGGACCACCTCCCACATCGTGGATGAAGCTTCTATGCTG GGCTGTAATAGTTTTGTCCAAGCCCGGAAGAAAAGAGAATGCCTGGGTTTCAGAGGTTTTGGCACCCCGTTGTCAACTGACAGACACTTCTAAAAAGTGTCTTGAAAGAATAAAGACACTCTATGAACTTGTTATTCAAG gctggaccccacaagttgcTGCAGGACATTCATCATCCCCAGTTGAACCTCAAACtacacctcaactggctccacCAACAACACAGGTTGCTGTTGCCCAGCCTCATCCCCCTGCAGCTCCACCtacacctcaactggctccacCAACAACACAGGTTGCTGTTGCCCAGCCTCATCCCCCTGCAGCTCCACCTACACCCCCAAAGTCTTTGATTTTATCAGTAGCCTCCACTGGAGCCTCCCAAGTTTGTCAAGAAAAAG GTGACAGTGTTGAAGGAGGCTGTCCAGCTCCCAGTAGAGTGGTGTCACGTAAAAGAAAAG AATGCCTACACACACTGACAGGGAGCCAGGATTTTTACCCTGTGAAGAGGGTTGCCAAATGCAAAGTTGTTAAGGTTAATGATAAATAA